A section of the Virgibacillus sp. NKC19-3 genome encodes:
- a CDS encoding undecaprenyldiphospho-muramoylpentapeptide beta-N-acetylglucosaminyltransferase has protein sequence MKNKRILFTGGGSAGHVIVNLALIPVYARDGWGIDYIGSKEGIERKLIGELDYVTYHPISTGKLRRYMSKENLKDPFKVLKGIMQAWRIIGKRKPAVIFSKGGFVSVPVVAAAKLRNVPAVIHESDYTPGLANKIAIPFARKVLATFEETMDYLPESKREYVGAVIREELFQGTKEKGLAFAGLTKEKPVLLVMGGSGGAEKINETLRDSLPELLPSFQIIHICGQGKVDSTINEKGYVQFEYVNEELKDIFAATDLVLSRAGSNAIFEFLALRIPMLLIPLSRQASRGDQIINAKSFIEKGYARVLEEESLTIEVFVRELLQLKEYASIMTDHMKGYKSEKARERVLEVLQETMK, from the coding sequence ATGAAAAATAAACGCATCCTCTTCACCGGTGGGGGGAGTGCCGGTCATGTGATTGTAAATCTTGCATTAATCCCAGTATATGCACGAGACGGATGGGGGATTGATTATATAGGTTCGAAGGAGGGTATAGAAAGAAAACTGATCGGAGAACTAGATTATGTTACCTATCATCCAATTTCAACCGGGAAGTTACGTCGCTATATGTCAAAAGAAAACTTGAAGGATCCGTTTAAAGTGTTAAAAGGAATCATGCAGGCATGGCGAATTATTGGGAAGCGAAAGCCTGCGGTTATTTTTTCCAAAGGCGGATTTGTCTCTGTGCCGGTTGTTGCAGCTGCTAAATTGCGAAATGTACCGGCTGTTATTCACGAATCGGATTATACCCCTGGCCTTGCGAATAAGATTGCTATCCCTTTTGCCAGGAAAGTTCTGGCAACCTTTGAAGAAACAATGGACTATCTTCCTGAATCAAAGAGGGAATATGTTGGTGCTGTTATCCGGGAAGAACTTTTTCAGGGAACGAAAGAAAAGGGGCTAGCATTTGCCGGATTGACAAAGGAAAAGCCTGTGTTACTCGTGATGGGGGGTAGTGGAGGTGCTGAGAAAATTAATGAAACACTCAGGGATAGCCTTCCTGAATTGCTGCCATCTTTCCAGATCATACATATTTGCGGTCAGGGAAAGGTGGATTCCACTATAAATGAAAAAGGTTATGTGCAATTTGAATATGTCAATGAAGAATTGAAAGACATCTTTGCGGCAACCGATTTAGTCTTATCAAGAGCTGGATCTAATGCCATTTTTGAATTTTTGGCATTGCGCATCCCTATGTTGCTTATCCCATTATCGAGGCAAGCAAGTAGGGGCGACCAAATTATCAATGCAAAATCATTCATTGAAAAAGGGTATGCACGTGTGCTTGAAGAGGAGTCACTAACCATAGAGGTATTTGTTCGGGAACTCCTGCAACTAAAAGAATATGCATCCATCATGACCGATCATATGAAAGGATATAAAAGTGAAAAAGCAAGAGAGCGTGTCTTGGAAGTTTTACAAGAAACAATGAAATAG
- a CDS encoding ABC transporter substrate-binding protein — MKKFIMLISAIVLVVLSACGDTGENEDSDAEAGEEIDTIIFSDAGWDSNRVHNSIAQTIVEEGFDYDTEVTAGTTAATFQGLIEGDINVYMEAWTDNIKEIYTEAIEAGDVEEVSVNFDDNDQGLYVPTYVIEGDEERGIEPMAPDLQTVEDLKDYPEVFEDPEEPGRGRVVNAPSGWAVQEAIDAKFDIYGLDETMNNFMPGSDAAIVADLTDAYNAGNAWVGYYWSPTAVTATMDLTLLEEPAYDEEEWEETKATEFPPNDVTVAVHKDLSEQAPDVVEFLSNYETNSELTEESLTYMDENDASPEEAANWWMNEHEDIWTSWVPEDIAETVKEAL; from the coding sequence ATGAAGAAGTTCATTATGTTAATTTCCGCTATTGTTTTAGTAGTGCTTTCTGCCTGTGGAGACACAGGTGAAAATGAAGATTCCGACGCAGAAGCAGGAGAGGAGATTGATACAATCATTTTCTCTGATGCCGGTTGGGATAGTAATCGTGTTCACAACAGCATTGCACAAACGATTGTTGAAGAGGGGTTTGATTATGATACGGAAGTCACTGCTGGAACAACGGCAGCAACATTTCAAGGATTAATAGAAGGTGACATTAATGTTTATATGGAAGCTTGGACAGATAATATAAAAGAAATATATACGGAAGCGATTGAAGCAGGAGATGTTGAAGAAGTTTCTGTGAACTTTGACGATAATGACCAAGGTTTATATGTTCCAACCTATGTTATAGAGGGTGACGAAGAGCGTGGTATTGAACCAATGGCTCCTGATTTACAAACGGTTGAAGATTTAAAGGACTATCCGGAAGTGTTTGAAGACCCTGAAGAGCCTGGGAGAGGGAGAGTCGTCAATGCCCCAAGTGGGTGGGCTGTTCAGGAAGCAATTGATGCGAAATTCGATATCTATGGATTGGATGAGACAATGAATAATTTCATGCCAGGATCGGATGCGGCGATCGTGGCAGATCTTACAGACGCATATAATGCAGGTAATGCTTGGGTAGGTTACTACTGGTCACCAACGGCTGTAACGGCTACGATGGATTTAACTTTACTGGAAGAGCCTGCATATGATGAAGAGGAGTGGGAAGAAACAAAAGCAACAGAATTTCCTCCCAATGATGTAACGGTTGCTGTTCATAAAGATTTGTCAGAGCAAGCACCGGATGTTGTAGAGTTTTTGAGTAATTATGAAACGAATAGTGAACTTACGGAGGAATCTTTGACCTATATGGACGAAAATGATGCCAGTCCGGAAGAAGCTGCAAACTGGTGGATGAACGAACATGAAGATATTTGGACAAGCTGGGTACCTGAGGATATAGCTGAAACGGTGAAAGAGGCGTTGTAA
- a CDS encoding ABC transporter permease: MGNFPDIRTELGNYADDFVSFLDTTLEGFFDFIFFISSRTIGGIADFLTWMPWWLFIIMIIALGWYFKSIFSGILYGFLIFLIGTFGLWEDMMTTIAIIATAVLICLLIGIPAGIWMSFSKPVSNVLRPILDAMQTMPSFVYLIPAIFFFGLGNVSAIFATLIYAVPPVIRLTELAIRGVDKEVIESAESFGSSRWQTLRKVQLPQALPTIMAGVNQTTMMALAMVVIASMVGASGLGEQVLVSINRIDIALGFEAGISIVFLAVIIDRVTNGIANKFQKHRG; encoded by the coding sequence ATGGGGAATTTTCCTGATATACGCACAGAACTGGGTAATTACGCGGATGATTTTGTAAGTTTTTTAGATACAACGCTAGAAGGTTTTTTTGATTTTATATTTTTTATATCGTCCCGCACCATTGGTGGAATTGCTGATTTTTTAACATGGATGCCATGGTGGTTATTTATTATCATGATTATTGCTTTGGGCTGGTATTTTAAATCTATATTTTCTGGTATACTTTACGGTTTTTTAATATTTTTAATAGGAACATTCGGTCTGTGGGAAGATATGATGACAACAATTGCTATTATCGCAACGGCTGTTTTGATCTGTTTATTAATAGGTATTCCTGCAGGGATATGGATGTCATTTAGTAAACCTGTTTCAAATGTACTACGCCCCATTCTTGATGCCATGCAAACAATGCCGAGTTTCGTGTATCTGATTCCGGCTATCTTCTTCTTCGGATTAGGTAATGTATCCGCCATTTTTGCAACATTGATATACGCTGTCCCGCCCGTTATCCGCTTAACTGAACTAGCTATTCGTGGTGTGGATAAAGAGGTTATTGAATCCGCTGAGTCATTTGGTTCATCAAGGTGGCAAACATTAAGGAAAGTTCAGCTCCCACAAGCATTACCTACTATTATGGCAGGGGTTAACCAAACGACAATGATGGCATTGGCAATGGTTGTAATTGCTTCTATGGTAGGAGCATCAGGACTTGGGGAGCAAGTGCTAGTATCGATTAATCGTATTGATATTGCTTTAGGTTTCGAGGCGGGCATTAGTATTGTATTTCTGGCTGTTATTATTGATCGAGTTACGAATGGTATAGCAAATAAATTTCAAAAACATAGGGGGTAA
- a CDS encoding quaternary amine ABC transporter ATP-binding protein, translating into MSKVEIRHVSKIFGPRPKSIIPMIKDGKTKEEILTETNHTVGVYDASLDIKQGEVFVIMGLSGSGKSTFIRCFNLLNKPTAGSIIVDDEDIAAYNTSQLKTLRQEKIAMVFQHFGLFSHKTILDNVEYGLEIRNVPKEERHKIALENIESVGLRGYEDKYPDELSGGMQQRVGLARALANDPEILLMDEPFSALDPLIRREMQLELLDIQERLQKTIVFITHDVNEAFKLGDRVAVMKDGRIVQVGTPEEIIESPANDYISDFIKDIDRSKVFQAEHVMIKPNAIVSVKDGLKVAVKEMEENGISSVFVVDRGRHLRGIITIDDAIKGIKEKQTLEDVMCQDITIVKRDEYVNELIPKVLESKFPLAVVNSEEKLIGFILRIHVLAGLVSGDVESEEYGEA; encoded by the coding sequence ATGTCAAAAGTGGAGATAAGACATGTATCAAAAATCTTTGGACCGAGACCAAAATCCATTATCCCTATGATAAAGGATGGAAAGACGAAAGAAGAGATTTTAACAGAGACGAATCACACAGTTGGCGTATATGACGCTTCTCTAGATATTAAACAAGGTGAAGTATTTGTGATTATGGGGCTTTCAGGCAGTGGAAAGTCGACCTTTATCAGATGTTTTAATCTATTAAACAAACCGACAGCTGGATCTATCATAGTTGATGATGAAGATATAGCTGCATATAATACTAGTCAATTAAAGACATTGAGGCAGGAAAAAATAGCCATGGTTTTTCAGCATTTTGGCCTATTTAGTCATAAAACAATTCTGGATAATGTTGAGTATGGACTGGAAATCCGTAATGTGCCAAAAGAAGAAAGACATAAAATAGCACTTGAAAATATTGAAAGTGTAGGATTACGAGGTTATGAGGATAAATATCCAGATGAATTGTCTGGTGGCATGCAACAACGGGTTGGTTTAGCTCGGGCATTGGCAAACGATCCGGAAATATTGTTGATGGATGAACCATTCAGTGCACTCGACCCATTGATTCGTAGAGAAATGCAATTAGAGCTATTGGATATACAGGAACGATTGCAAAAAACGATTGTTTTTATCACACATGATGTGAACGAAGCATTCAAATTAGGTGATCGTGTCGCAGTTATGAAAGATGGTCGTATTGTCCAGGTTGGAACCCCGGAAGAAATTATTGAATCACCAGCAAATGATTATATCTCCGATTTCATTAAAGATATTGATCGTTCCAAAGTATTTCAGGCAGAACATGTTATGATTAAGCCAAATGCTATTGTGTCTGTGAAAGATGGTCTGAAAGTAGCGGTGAAAGAAATGGAAGAAAACGGAATATCAAGTGTGTTCGTTGTGGATCGGGGCCGGCACCTTCGAGGCATTATAACGATAGATGATGCGATTAAGGGAATAAAAGAAAAACAAACATTAGAGGATGTTATGTGCCAGGATATTACCATCGTGAAAAGGGATGAATATGTCAATGAATTAATTCCGAAAGTGCTTGAATCTAAGTTTCCGCTTGCGGTGGTAAATAGCGAGGAGAAACTTATCGGATTCATTTTGCGTATTCATGTATTAGCAGGGCTAGTTTCAGGAGATGTGGAAAGCGAAGAATATGGTGAAGCGTAA
- a CDS encoding Ger(x)C family spore germination protein, translating to MDNRSKFLPLLLTLLLLIGCVPTKDIETLAIINAYGVDITEDNPQKIDVTSIVFQFNGQADNITQTLSGTGGTVREAFQNIGSKTSYNTSPGQIRLTIYGKETAENGILPYLNTLVRDSRVSEMMYPTISNTTAKELLTSNRENTGIDIAQHLQGIIEKEIEEDSIPDVSFYNFNRVHQNYGEDPLLPLLDIKENASELIGMALLRNAKYVGAISLDDAFLVNLFRKRIRDKPFNISLPKEPFSEYIEETQEEEEEEELKIDLLITDGISNTKLTDVDQPYFQTNIMLKANLFETSEDLEVKSKHISNLLEKEIEKEMESQYSDLLDSLQEANSDPFGLGKLYRIHKENGQLTSEEWHEKFPSAAVDFNVNVQLTNYGTIQ from the coding sequence ATGGATAATCGCAGCAAATTCCTCCCTTTACTTCTTACGTTGCTATTATTAATAGGTTGCGTACCGACAAAAGACATCGAAACGCTTGCCATTATAAATGCATATGGTGTAGATATAACCGAAGATAATCCACAGAAAATCGATGTAACAAGTATTGTCTTTCAATTTAATGGCCAAGCAGACAATATAACACAAACCCTTTCCGGAACAGGGGGTACTGTCAGAGAAGCCTTTCAGAACATCGGTTCAAAAACAAGTTATAACACTTCTCCCGGTCAAATCCGATTGACCATTTATGGAAAAGAAACTGCGGAAAATGGTATTTTACCTTATTTAAACACTTTAGTTCGTGATTCACGTGTATCTGAAATGATGTATCCAACTATAAGTAATACAACCGCCAAAGAATTACTGACATCCAATCGAGAAAATACAGGAATTGATATTGCGCAGCATTTGCAAGGAATCATTGAAAAAGAAATTGAGGAGGATTCAATCCCGGATGTTTCTTTTTATAATTTTAACCGTGTTCACCAGAATTATGGAGAAGATCCCCTTTTACCGCTACTCGATATCAAAGAAAATGCATCGGAATTAATTGGTATGGCGCTGCTTAGAAACGCTAAATATGTTGGAGCTATATCGTTGGATGACGCCTTTCTGGTTAATCTATTTCGTAAAAGAATACGGGATAAACCGTTTAATATTTCACTTCCAAAAGAACCTTTTTCCGAGTATATCGAGGAAACGCAAGAGGAAGAGGAAGAAGAAGAGCTGAAGATTGATCTTTTGATCACGGACGGAATAAGTAATACTAAACTAACAGATGTAGATCAGCCCTATTTTCAAACAAATATAATGCTTAAGGCAAATTTATTTGAAACCTCAGAGGACTTGGAAGTCAAAAGTAAGCATATATCTAATTTGTTGGAAAAAGAAATCGAAAAAGAAATGGAAAGCCAATACAGTGACCTTTTGGACAGTTTACAGGAGGCCAACTCCGATCCGTTTGGTCTCGGTAAGCTTTACCGGATTCATAAAGAAAATGGTCAATTAACCTCTGAAGAATGGCACGAAAAGTTTCCAAGTGCAGCTGTGGATTTCAATGTGAATGTACAGCTCACCAATTACGGAACCATTCAGTAA
- a CDS encoding GerAB/ArcD/ProY family transporter, with the protein MGTPRFVFLKVHQDAWLSIIIALLFILLIIFSMFLILKQYENADILGIQIDIFGKWFGKILGTIYIIYFIATLISVFITYIEVVKIYIFPEISNLVLGLLLISLIVYSVLGGIRVIVGVSFIFFFLSLWVFFLLIEPASLIEISNFQPMFQASFSELIQGSYSTTYTFMGFEILFFIYPFIQNKEKAKKPVYMGILVSASIILLTTLIAIGFFGSPQLKTREWALLNLFKMQSIPFLERFDYIVVTEWMMVVLPNMLLLTWGVTYGLKRLYRIPQKITLYVTAALLVITCIFLDQHFLIQAFTDRTSEAAFWLVYVYPLLLLPIVFAKKKWRGRKGGNHHG; encoded by the coding sequence ATGGGAACACCACGATTTGTGTTTTTAAAAGTGCATCAGGATGCATGGCTGTCCATCATCATCGCTCTCTTATTTATTCTCCTTATTATCTTTAGCATGTTTTTGATTCTAAAACAATACGAAAATGCGGATATACTCGGTATTCAGATTGATATTTTCGGCAAATGGTTTGGAAAAATACTTGGTACCATCTATATTATCTACTTTATAGCTACATTGATATCCGTATTTATTACGTATATTGAAGTCGTCAAAATCTACATCTTTCCCGAAATAAGCAATCTCGTGCTAGGACTATTATTAATCAGTCTCATTGTTTATAGTGTGCTTGGAGGTATCCGGGTAATAGTAGGGGTTTCTTTTATATTTTTCTTCCTCTCCTTGTGGGTGTTTTTCCTGTTAATTGAGCCGGCATCGCTGATAGAAATCAGTAACTTTCAACCGATGTTTCAAGCATCTTTCTCAGAATTGATACAGGGCTCCTATTCGACTACTTATACGTTTATGGGATTTGAAATCCTTTTTTTCATCTATCCATTTATCCAAAACAAGGAGAAGGCAAAAAAACCTGTATATATGGGGATCTTAGTGTCAGCAAGCATCATTCTACTCACAACGTTAATCGCAATCGGATTTTTCGGTTCACCGCAATTGAAGACGCGGGAATGGGCATTATTAAATCTGTTTAAAATGCAATCGATCCCCTTTCTCGAACGATTTGATTATATTGTTGTAACCGAATGGATGATGGTCGTCCTGCCAAATATGCTTCTACTTACATGGGGAGTAACCTATGGTTTGAAGCGGCTGTACCGCATTCCACAAAAAATCACGTTATATGTAACAGCCGCTTTGTTAGTTATTACCTGTATCTTTCTGGATCAACACTTTCTCATCCAAGCATTTACGGATCGTACGAGTGAAGCCGCATTTTGGCTTGTGTATGTATATCCACTTCTACTTCTGCCGATCGTATTTGCAAAGAAGAAATGGCGAGGGAGAAAAGGAGGGAATCATCATGGATAA
- a CDS encoding spore germination protein, whose protein sequence is MRNRRKKQSDPIFPLKIDELKRIMERKFENNPDLAFSIYEQANKKVAVFSISYMIEAEMVENYLLRPLLRMEEEWSKETIMNEIPLGESDTKDKLEDILTAIMIGEVFVYVEGEDAVVSYLLSNKEKRDLTQAETESLVLGPKVAFTESIVTNLNIIRYGIRSTDLVMERLEIGERASREVRLIYLKSIADDADVNTMRQRLQDLKVDEIEDTSVLMQYIEDSSPTIFPQFYLTELPDRFAYSVMKGRVGVLVENSPSSLIAPSSFFSFLESTEDLYMRWNAGTFLRFLRFIALIISVLLTPAYVAATTFHYEIIPTQELITIGESRSVVPFPPIYEALLLEFSIELLREAGARLPTKIGQTIGIVGGIVIGTAAVEAGITSNFLVVLVALSALASFTIPNYLMSTSVRILRFPMIILAGTFGMVGMMFGICFLIIHLLKLKSLGRPYLAPIYPFRWEDINKVLYRLPMSKQYKRFVSYQPKDFIRFGKRKSAEKKDIDE, encoded by the coding sequence ATGAGAAATAGACGAAAAAAACAATCGGATCCTATTTTTCCATTAAAAATCGATGAATTGAAAAGGATTATGGAACGTAAATTTGAAAATAATCCGGACCTAGCCTTCTCTATTTATGAACAGGCAAACAAAAAAGTGGCTGTATTCTCTATTTCTTACATGATTGAAGCAGAAATGGTGGAAAATTACTTACTTCGTCCATTATTACGTATGGAGGAAGAATGGTCGAAGGAAACAATCATGAATGAAATTCCTTTAGGAGAAAGTGATACCAAAGATAAATTGGAGGATATCCTTACTGCCATTATGATTGGGGAAGTCTTTGTCTATGTGGAAGGAGAAGATGCTGTTGTCAGCTATCTTTTATCCAATAAGGAAAAGAGAGATTTAACGCAAGCAGAAACAGAATCCTTAGTGCTCGGGCCAAAAGTAGCTTTTACGGAATCCATTGTCACCAATTTGAATATTATCCGCTATGGGATTAGGTCAACAGATCTGGTAATGGAAAGGCTGGAGATTGGAGAAAGGGCCTCGCGGGAAGTACGTTTAATTTATTTAAAATCGATTGCTGATGATGCCGATGTTAATACAATGCGACAACGACTGCAGGATTTAAAAGTTGATGAGATTGAAGACACTTCTGTATTAATGCAATATATTGAGGATTCGTCACCTACCATTTTCCCGCAGTTTTACTTAACGGAACTTCCGGATCGATTTGCTTATTCCGTGATGAAAGGAAGGGTTGGCGTATTGGTTGAAAATAGCCCTTCTTCATTAATTGCACCTTCTTCATTTTTCAGTTTTCTTGAATCCACAGAAGATTTATATATGCGCTGGAATGCGGGAACCTTTTTGCGATTTTTACGATTTATTGCCCTTATTATTTCCGTATTGCTTACACCTGCGTATGTTGCTGCAACAACATTTCATTATGAAATTATCCCAACACAGGAACTAATCACCATTGGTGAGTCCAGATCTGTAGTACCGTTTCCTCCCATCTATGAAGCATTGCTGCTTGAATTTTCCATTGAGTTACTAAGGGAAGCTGGAGCCAGGTTACCAACGAAAATCGGTCAGACGATTGGTATTGTTGGTGGTATTGTGATTGGAACGGCAGCCGTTGAAGCGGGGATAACAAGCAACTTCTTAGTTGTTCTCGTCGCTTTAAGTGCACTAGCTTCCTTTACAATTCCTAATTATTTAATGAGTACTTCTGTACGTATTCTTCGCTTTCCAATGATCATTTTAGCAGGAACATTTGGGATGGTAGGAATGATGTTTGGCATCTGTTTCCTCATCATTCATTTATTAAAGTTAAAATCTCTGGGGCGTCCTTATCTTGCGCCAATATATCCATTTCGATGGGAAGATATTAATAAAGTACTATACAGACTACCAATGTCAAAGCAATATAAGCGATTTGTCTCCTATCAACCAAAAGATTTCATTCGTTTTGGAAAAAGAAAATCAGCTGAAAAAAAGGACATCGATGAGTAG
- a CDS encoding S1C family serine protease, whose amino-acid sequence MDKKEEKKNHDVIDDDLYEELDDEELYELVQEERRKALEKDRKEKEESKSKRPFPKWAFWLIAVVMAFNMVALIPRTFSIPAIDFLLTSAKLSTSEDIQTYKEAVVVIETDDSKGTGFAISRDGTILTNHHVIEGEEELTVAFSEEGLFSAEIKDTYPQVDLAVLEVNASQQFPHLTLADETNGEQHEAIQFIGNPLQFNHVANEGNIIGSTQLEDWEEEVLMIEAPVYRGNSGSPVINMEGEVIGVIFATLNHDIHGRVGLFVPIDYYYAYKT is encoded by the coding sequence ATGGATAAAAAGGAAGAAAAAAAGAACCATGATGTGATCGATGATGATTTGTATGAAGAATTGGATGATGAAGAGCTATATGAACTCGTACAAGAGGAACGTCGAAAAGCGTTAGAAAAGGATAGGAAGGAAAAAGAGGAATCAAAATCAAAACGCCCATTTCCAAAATGGGCGTTTTGGCTTATTGCCGTTGTTATGGCTTTTAATATGGTTGCACTAATACCACGGACTTTTTCTATACCAGCTATCGATTTCTTACTAACGTCGGCAAAACTTTCCACAAGTGAGGATATTCAAACATATAAAGAAGCAGTAGTAGTAATAGAAACAGATGACAGCAAGGGGACGGGCTTTGCCATTAGCCGTGATGGCACCATTTTGACGAATCATCATGTGATTGAAGGGGAAGAGGAGCTTACAGTCGCATTCTCAGAAGAGGGTCTTTTTTCTGCAGAGATAAAAGATACATACCCTCAGGTAGATTTAGCCGTATTGGAAGTAAATGCATCTCAGCAATTTCCGCATCTAACGCTTGCTGATGAAACGAATGGAGAGCAGCATGAAGCCATTCAATTTATTGGAAATCCACTGCAATTTAATCACGTTGCTAATGAAGGTAATATTATAGGCTCTACACAATTAGAAGATTGGGAGGAAGAAGTACTGATGATCGAGGCACCTGTTTACCGTGGGAATAGCGGTAGCCCGGTTATTAATATGGAGGGAGAGGTGATTGGGGTGATATTTGCTACATTGAATCACGATATCCATGGTCGGGTTGGGCTTTTCGTCCCCATTGATTATTATTATGCGTATAAAACATAA
- a CDS encoding PRC-barrel domain-containing protein, with product MFFTSDLKTYNIDASDGEMGKIKDLYFDDRKWAIRYAVVDTRKWLPGRKVLLSPRSFINLNEANENLEVEFDKETIRNSPSITDEQPVSKEVENSIIGYYGWSRYWIGFQLWGPSENESSKALAEETQRDQPIDEHQEYDLRSEDETIGFKVHANNGKIGRVADMIYDNTYWKIQYIVVRSSESMVEDEYLAFTPESIESVDWFGEDIYVSDSLEEVNQRTLYNKKADILLGR from the coding sequence TTGTTTTTTACATCAGATTTAAAAACATATAATATTGATGCATCAGATGGGGAAATGGGTAAAATAAAAGACCTATATTTTGATGATAGAAAATGGGCAATCCGATATGCGGTTGTTGATACAAGAAAGTGGTTGCCGGGTAGAAAGGTACTGCTATCACCAAGATCATTTATTAACTTAAATGAGGCAAATGAAAATTTGGAAGTGGAATTCGATAAAGAAACGATTCGAAATAGCCCCTCGATCACAGATGAACAACCTGTTTCAAAAGAAGTCGAAAATTCGATAATCGGATATTACGGTTGGAGTAGATATTGGATAGGTTTCCAGCTTTGGGGACCATCTGAGAATGAATCTTCGAAAGCACTTGCCGAAGAAACACAGCGTGACCAACCAATAGATGAACATCAGGAATATGACTTGCGGAGTGAAGATGAAACGATTGGTTTCAAGGTTCATGCAAATAATGGAAAAATTGGTAGAGTTGCAGATATGATCTATGATAACACGTACTGGAAAATTCAATATATTGTTGTTCGTAGTAGTGAAAGTATGGTTGAGGATGAGTACTTAGCCTTTACTCCTGAATCTATTGAATCCGTGGACTGGTTCGGAGAAGATATCTATGTAAGTGATTCACTGGAAGAAGTTAATCAACGTACATTATATAATAAAAAAGCAGACATTTTGCTTGGCAGATGA
- the sigI gene encoding RNA polymerase sigma factor SigI, producing the protein MVSKSLQANPLEALIASAQQGDHTVQNHLLKTYQPFIAKCVSEVCKRYIDPSRDDEFSIGLSAFNEAILAYSTERGCSFLSFARLVVKRKVIDYIRYMQKKPQAVSLDESQDSEQMENPIETIAVAEQYRQEQDAWYRRDEIMDFKEKLSTYKLTLEELTVVSPKHRDARDSAVHTARVINENEELREYVQRKKKLPIKRLMNDVDVSKKTLERNRKFILAMFIVLSEDYVYLKDYLKGWVGEKRDRYGAASSLYYYYDQRWSVSKDDSNQRCCYRRGGFL; encoded by the coding sequence ATGGTGAGTAAGTCATTACAGGCCAATCCACTTGAAGCGTTGATTGCCTCAGCACAGCAAGGGGATCACACCGTTCAAAATCATCTTTTAAAGACATACCAGCCGTTTATAGCTAAATGTGTTTCTGAAGTTTGTAAACGATATATAGATCCCAGTAGAGACGACGAGTTTAGCATTGGGCTATCAGCTTTTAATGAGGCCATTCTGGCTTATTCTACAGAAAGAGGATGCTCTTTTTTATCATTTGCGAGGCTTGTCGTTAAGCGGAAAGTAATTGACTATATTCGTTATATGCAAAAAAAGCCGCAAGCGGTATCATTGGATGAAAGCCAGGATTCTGAGCAAATGGAAAATCCAATAGAAACAATTGCCGTAGCAGAACAATACAGACAGGAACAGGACGCTTGGTACCGTAGAGATGAAATTATGGATTTTAAAGAAAAGCTTAGTACCTATAAGCTGACATTGGAGGAATTGACAGTCGTATCACCCAAGCATAGGGATGCTCGTGATTCTGCTGTTCATACAGCTAGGGTGATCAATGAGAATGAAGAACTGCGGGAATATGTTCAACGGAAGAAAAAATTGCCAATTAAGCGTTTAATGAATGATGTGGATGTCAGTAAAAAAACATTGGAACGAAACCGGAAATTCATATTAGCAATGTTTATTGTTCTCAGTGAAGATTATGTATATCTTAAAGATTATTTAAAGGGGTGGGTAGGTGAAAAAAGGGATCGTTATGGAGCAGCATCGTCTTTATACTATTATTATGACCAGAGATGGAGCGTTTCAAAAGACGACTCCAATCAAAGATGCTGTTATCGGCGCGGAGGTTTCCTATAA